A genomic window from Dehalococcoidia bacterium includes:
- a CDS encoding ABC transporter ATP-binding protein, whose translation MIKLVNVTKEFNLDEQVITPVRDVNLEVSKGEFVIIIGRSGTGKSTMLNLVAGLIRPTTGSVLVEGRDLAQLSDKEMSRLRSREMGYVFQFPSLLPALTIRDNIAMPSTFSADENRKGSPKRAEDLLEMLGLGERMDCYPRHLSAGEQKRAVIARSLMNEPRILLADEPTSDLDERTEKEIMALLKQIHDSGVTILMVTHSLGLVPYATRAYSMGKGKLELTHQK comes from the coding sequence ATGATAAAACTTGTAAATGTCACCAAGGAATTCAATCTGGACGAGCAGGTTATCACGCCCGTGCGCGATGTCAACCTGGAAGTCAGCAAGGGCGAGTTCGTCATCATCATAGGCCGCTCGGGCACGGGCAAAAGCACCATGCTCAACCTGGTGGCCGGATTGATAAGGCCGACAACAGGCAGCGTTCTGGTCGAAGGCCGCGACCTGGCGCAACTTTCGGACAAAGAGATGTCGCGTCTGCGCAGCCGCGAGATGGGTTATGTTTTCCAGTTCCCCAGCCTGTTGCCTGCGCTGACCATTCGCGACAATATCGCCATGCCGTCCACCTTCAGCGCAGACGAAAACAGGAAAGGCTCGCCAAAACGCGCCGAGGATCTGCTGGAGATGCTGGGGCTGGGAGAGCGCATGGACTGCTATCCACGCCACCTCTCAGCAGGCGAGCAGAAGCGAGCGGTGATAGCGCGTTCACTGATGAACGAGCCCAGGATACTGCTGGCTGACGAACCCACCAGCGACCTGGACGAGCGGACGGAAAAGGAGATAATGGCGCTGCTGAAACAGATACACGACAGCGGTGTAACCATCCTGATGGTCACCCACAGCCTGGGGCTGGTGCCCTATGCCACGCGCGCATATAGCATGGGCAAGGGAAAACTCGAACTGACTCACCAAAAGTAA
- a CDS encoding archemetzincin, producing the protein MQSIILVQMSDTGSAVLEALRGAAEAAFKRPVEIRRRITSLTYAYDPIREQYKSPLLLTRLRHLKRSAGDKILGVVDVDLYSPGFDYIYGEADIADGIATLSLHRLHPEFFGEAHDRTIFEERAVKEAVHELGHLFGLGHCRDKKCVMRFCPNPEDVDWKTRDICGRCALKLR; encoded by the coding sequence ATGCAGAGCATCATTCTGGTGCAGATGTCGGACACGGGTTCCGCCGTTTTAGAGGCGTTGCGGGGGGCCGCCGAGGCGGCCTTCAAGCGGCCGGTGGAAATCAGGCGGCGCATCACCAGCCTTACCTATGCCTACGACCCCATCCGCGAGCAGTACAAATCCCCGCTCCTGCTGACGCGCCTCAGGCATCTCAAACGCAGCGCGGGAGACAAAATACTCGGCGTGGTTGACGTGGACCTTTACTCGCCCGGCTTCGACTACATCTACGGCGAGGCCGACATCGCCGATGGCATCGCCACGCTCTCGCTCCACCGCTTACATCCCGAATTCTTCGGCGAGGCTCACGACCGTACCATATTCGAGGAGAGGGCCGTCAAAGAGGCGGTGCACGAGCTGGGGCACCTTTTCGGCCTGGGGCACTGCCGCGATAAAAAGTGCGTCATGCGCTTCTGCCCCAACCCCGAAGACGTGGACTGGAAAACGAGGGACATCTGCGGGCGCTGCGCCCTCAAGCTGAGATGA
- a CDS encoding DUF4418 family protein, translating into MVRRILGILIIILAIGIAVVPQLTKCDVSTMKCNYTADAEMALALPILIEGLVLVIGRKESQFGLALVGAALGISVILVAYVLIGVCSSTMMTMDCITIMKPSLLVLGLLLILANIGLLWSSMRNKT; encoded by the coding sequence ATGGTCCGAAGGATCCTAGGTATTCTGATTATTATTCTGGCTATCGGCATTGCCGTCGTACCGCAACTTACTAAATGCGATGTGTCTACGATGAAGTGTAATTACACGGCAGATGCCGAAATGGCGCTGGCGCTGCCAATATTGATTGAGGGGCTGGTTCTGGTTATTGGTCGCAAGGAATCCCAGTTCGGGCTTGCATTGGTAGGCGCAGCCCTCGGCATATCCGTAATCCTCGTCGCTTATGTCCTGATAGGCGTCTGTAGCTCAACTATGATGACAATGGACTGCATTACCATAATGAAACCATCGCTGCTCGTTCTCGGCCTGTTGTTGATTTTGGCTAACATCGGCCTTCTCTGGAGCTCAATGCGAAATAAGACGTAA